The proteins below are encoded in one region of Hordeum vulgare subsp. vulgare chromosome 3H, MorexV3_pseudomolecules_assembly, whole genome shotgun sequence:
- the LOC123442934 gene encoding homeobox-DDT domain protein RLT3-like isoform X4, whose translation MGSPSRPLPHLSLLPHRRHYVTMDAGGSSSSAQQDTTGHHSYQDQSILKKRKIMAPAAQKSSLPFEDNNPVRKHGKGKGLMTVWHAMYSQTAEIQDCSSFIDESGCLRSLRPFEDCGGKLAQKQTLPWKKVNKKSRPPPSKRKVPCGRVTDLKEHPPVECHLSVDESESSELRTEQATLVDDEELELSELQAGPNPLRCSAHLSSTGRHGCPLCKDLLARFPPPSVRMKQPFPTKPWESSPKMVKKLFQVVRFVYTHFGSIDVHPFTFDEFAQAFHDKDSSLLGKVHVSLLKLLMLNTERGSGNVFVPRSSKDSRFLSFLNFVREQEFDVNFWMKSLNSLTWVEILRQVLVASGFGSDHHMLNRNFFSKEKNQMVKYGLCPRTLKGELFALLSEKGSGGLKVAELAKSSQIIGLNLSGASEVEQLIFSTLSSDITLFEKIAPSAYRLRVDPRIKGKEDPRSDTEDSGTVDDDEDASSSGDESDGSQESYPEHESRIVRWRQKSIHKNVNKCSEIDESYSGERWLLGLMEGEYSDLSIDEKLDCLVALIDVVSGAGSVPRLEEPQSVLSNIQRAQSHASGGKIKKCTRAIYQSSDEYFNRPGSPHSFDSSMQGQSGSLRSQDYIGDSGANESSTGFAHQPQIVLLGSDRRYNNYWLFLGPCRADDPGHHRVYFESSEDGRWEVIDSPQDLLSLLSVLDIRGMREAHLLASMRKRQSCLFEGMKKHLEDGCVVALTASSDSSRSETSSGNRYSPKPSSEDGASPLSDIDSASIPTYLAGNLENASSAIGIEVGRRSDEKMLKWERLQALHKWIWTSFYSSLTAVKGGKRSFKESLVHCGSCHDLYWRDEKHCRICHSIFEVGFDLEERYAIHVATCREPEGLYDVPNHKVLPSQLQALKAAIHAIEACMPTAAFAGLWMKSSHNLWVKRLRRTSSLPELLQVLVDFVGAIDEDWLYQSSSAVSFSSYVDDITVYFQTMPQTTSAVALWVVKLDALIAPHLAGRGLGKGFIQTRAQACVR comes from the exons atgggaagtccatcacGACCGCTACCGCACCTCTCTCTGCTTCCCCACCGTCGCCACTACGTCACGATGGACGccggagggagctcatcgagtgCACAACAAG ATACCACAGGACATCACTCCTACCAGGACCAAAGCATTTTGAAGAAGAGAAAG ATCATGGCGCCTGCTGCTCAGAAATCCAGTTTGCCATTTGAGGACAATAATCCTGTGAGGAAGCATGGAAAGGGCAAAGGTTTAATGACAGTGTGGCATGCAATGTATTCCCAAACTGCAGAAATTCAAGATTGCTCCagtttcattgatgaaagtggttgcTTGAGGTCATTGAGACCATTCGAAGATTGTGGTGGAAAGCTTGCCCAA AAACAAACTTTGCCATGGAAGAAAGTAAACAAAAAGAGTAGACCTCCACCGAGTAAAAGGAAG GTGCCATGTGGCAGAGTTACTGATTTGAAGGAGCATCCTCCAGTGGAGTGCCATCTTTCAGTTGATGAATCAGAATCTTCAGAACTACGAACTGAACAGGCTACTTTAGTTGATGATGAGGAGCTTGAGCTAAGTGAGTTACAAGCAGGTCCTAATCCGCTAAGATGTTCAGCTCATCTTTCTTCAACTGGGAGACATGGCTGCCCCCTTTGTAAAG ATTTACTTGCCAGGTTTCCTCCACCAAGTGTCAGGATGAAACAACCATTTCCCACAAAACCTTGGGAGTCATCACCTAAAATGGTGAAAAAGCTTTTCCAG GTTGTCCGGTTTGTCTACACACATTTTGGTAGTATAGATGTTCATCCCTTTACGTTTGATGAGTTTGCACAAGCATTCCATGACAAG GACTCCTCGTTGTTGGGGAAAGTACATGTCAGTCTCCTCAAGCTACTTATGTTAAACACAGAAAGGGGCAGCGGCAATGTGTTTGTTCCAAGATCGTCTAAAGATAGCAGATTCTTAAGCTTTCTGAACTTT GTTAGGGAACAAGAATTCGATGTGAATTTTTGGATGAAATCCCTGAATTCTCTTACTTGGGTTGAAATACTACGCCAGGTTCTGGTTGCTTCAGGTTTTGGTTCAGATCATCATATGTTGAATCGGAATTTCTTTAGCAAG GAGAAAAATCAAATGGTTAAATATGGGTTATGTCCTCGTACACTGAAAGGTGAATTGTTTGCACTATTGTCTGAGAAAGGAAGCGGTGGGTTAAAGGTTGCTGAACTTGCCAAATCATCACAG ATTATTGGTCTTAATCTCTCTGGCGCATCAGAAGTAGAGCAGCTTATTTTCTCAACTCTCTCTAGTGATATCACGTTGTTTGAGAAGATTGCGCCTTCTGCATATCGTCTCCGTGTTGATCCTCGGATTAAAGGAAAAGAAGATCCTAGATCAGATACTGAGGATTCTGGaactgttgatgatgatgaggatgctaGCAGCAGTGGTGATGAATCTGATGGTTCACAAGAGAGTTATCCTGAGCATGAAAGTAGAATTGTCAGGTGGAGACAGAAAAGCATACATAAAAATGTGAATAAATGCAGTGAAATTGATGAAAGTTATTCCGGAGAACGATGGCTTCTAGGGTTGATGGAAGGCGAGTACTCAGACCTAAGCATCGATGAGAAGCTGGATTGCTTGGTTGCTTTGATAGATGTTGTTTCTGGTGCGGGTTCTGTTCCAAGGCTTGAG GAACCACAAAGTGTCCTGTCTAACATACAGAGAGCACAGTCGCACGCCTCAGGCGGAAAGATAAAGAAGTGTACAAGAGCCATTTATCAATCTAGTGATGAGTACTTTAATAGACCAGGAAGCCCGCAcagttttgattcttctatgcaaGGACAGTCAGGAAGCCTGAGGAGTCAGGATTACATTGGTGACTCTGGAGCTAACGAATCATCCACAGGATTTGCACATCAGCCACAAATTGTTCTCTTAGGATCAGATCGCAGATATAACAATTACTGGCTCTTCCTTGGCCCTTGTAGAGCAGATGATCCAGGGCATCACAGGGTCTACTTTGAGTCCTCAGAAGATGGTCGCTGGGAAGTGATAGATTCACCACAG GATTTACTCTCGCTGTTGTCTGTCCTAGACATCAGGGGCATGAGGGAAGCTCATCTTCTTGCATCAATGAGAAAGAGGCAATCATGTCTTTTTGAAGGCATGAAAAAACACTTGGAAGATGGGTGTGTAGTTGCGCTCACAGCATCATCTGATTCTTCTCGTTCCGAGACAAGCAGTGGAAACAGATATTCACCCAAGCCAAGTAGTGAAGATGGAGCTTCACCCCTATCAGACATTGACAGTGCTTctattccaacatatctagctggTAATCTTGAAAATGCATCATCTGCAATAGGAATTGAAGTTGGGAGGAGAAGTGATGAGAAGATGTTGAAGTGGGAAAGGTTACAAGCGTTACATAAATGGATCTGGACTTCTTTCTATTCTTCCCTTACTGCTGTTAAGGGTGGCAAGAGATCATTCAAGGAATCACTCGTTCATTGTGGAAGTTGTCATGATCTGTATTGGAGAGATGAAAAACATTGCAGAATATGCCACTCTATTTTTGAGGTTGGTTTTGATCTTGAAGAAAGATATGCTATACATGTGGCAACATGCAGGGAGCCTGAGGGTTTGTACGATGTGCCAAATCATAAAGTTCTTCCTTCACAGCTACAGGCACTTAAAGCAGCCATTCATGCTATTGAG gcatgcatgccTACAGCAGCTTTTGCTGGTTTGTGGATGAAGTCTTCGCACAACCTGTGGGTTAAGCGGCTGCGACGAACATCATCATTACCCGAGCTTTTGCAG GTTCTTGTTGATTTTGTTGGGGCAATTGATGAGGATTGGTTGTACCAAAGCTCATCAGCAGTAAGCTTTAGTTCATATGTGGACGACATTACTGTATACTTCCAAACGATGCCACAAACGACGTCTGCAGTTGCACTCTGGGTTGTCAAATTGGATGCCCTCATTGCACCTCATTTGGCTGGCAGAGGATTAGGCAAAGGGTTCATACAGACAA GAGCTCAGGCATGCGTGAGATAG
- the LOC123442934 gene encoding homeobox-DDT domain protein RLT3-like isoform X3, which yields MMAKGFLAKSDNAGTKKSPLQIQMLETFYSEVQYPKPEGVTEYAASVGLTHNQVRIWFKERRRKEKRHMEAAAVHMETQASARSNWPRCSSSRSSNSSQSPMQDTTGHHSYQDQSILKKRKIMAPAAQKSSLPFEDNNPVRKHGKGKGLMTVWHAMYSQTAEIQDCSSFIDESGCLRSLRPFEDCGGKLAQKQTLPWKKVNKKSRPPPSKRKVPCGRVTDLKEHPPVECHLSVDESESSELRTEQATLVDDEELELSELQAGPNPLRCSAHLSSTGRHGCPLCKDLLARFPPPSVRMKQPFPTKPWESSPKMVKKLFQVVRFVYTHFGSIDVHPFTFDEFAQAFHDKDSSLLGKVHVSLLKLLMLNTERGSGNVFVPRSSKDSRFLSFLNFVREQEFDVNFWMKSLNSLTWVEILRQVLVASGFGSDHHMLNRNFFSKEKNQMVKYGLCPRTLKGELFALLSEKGSGGLKVAELAKSSQIIGLNLSGASEVEQLIFSTLSSDITLFEKIAPSAYRLRVDPRIKGKEDPRSDTEDSGTVDDDEDASSSGDESDGSQESYPEHESRIVRWRQKSIHKNVNKCSEIDESYSGERWLLGLMEGEYSDLSIDEKLDCLVALIDVVSGAGSVPRLEEPQSVLSNIQRAQSHASGGKIKKCTRAIYQSSDEYFNRPGSPHSFDSSMQGQSGSLRSQDYIGDSGANESSTGFAHQPQIVLLGSDRRYNNYWLFLGPCRADDPGHHRVYFESSEDGRWEVIDSPQDLLSLLSVLDIRGMREAHLLASMRKRQSCLFEGMKKHLEDGCVVALTASSDSSRSETSSGNRYSPKPSSEDGASPLSDIDSASIPTYLAGNLENASSAIGIEVGRRSDEKMLKWERLQALHKWIWTSFYSSLTAVKGGKRSFKESLVHCGSCHDLYWRDEKHCRICHSIFEVGFDLEERYAIHVATCREPEGLYDVPNHKVLPSQLQALKAAIHAIEACMPTAAFAGLWMKSSHNLWVKRLRRTSSLPELLQVLVDFVGAIDEDWLYQSSSAVSFSSYVDDITVYFQTMPQTTSAVALWVVKLDALIAPHLAGRGLGKGFIQTRAQACVR from the exons ATACCACAGGACATCACTCCTACCAGGACCAAAGCATTTTGAAGAAGAGAAAG ATCATGGCGCCTGCTGCTCAGAAATCCAGTTTGCCATTTGAGGACAATAATCCTGTGAGGAAGCATGGAAAGGGCAAAGGTTTAATGACAGTGTGGCATGCAATGTATTCCCAAACTGCAGAAATTCAAGATTGCTCCagtttcattgatgaaagtggttgcTTGAGGTCATTGAGACCATTCGAAGATTGTGGTGGAAAGCTTGCCCAA AAACAAACTTTGCCATGGAAGAAAGTAAACAAAAAGAGTAGACCTCCACCGAGTAAAAGGAAG GTGCCATGTGGCAGAGTTACTGATTTGAAGGAGCATCCTCCAGTGGAGTGCCATCTTTCAGTTGATGAATCAGAATCTTCAGAACTACGAACTGAACAGGCTACTTTAGTTGATGATGAGGAGCTTGAGCTAAGTGAGTTACAAGCAGGTCCTAATCCGCTAAGATGTTCAGCTCATCTTTCTTCAACTGGGAGACATGGCTGCCCCCTTTGTAAAG ATTTACTTGCCAGGTTTCCTCCACCAAGTGTCAGGATGAAACAACCATTTCCCACAAAACCTTGGGAGTCATCACCTAAAATGGTGAAAAAGCTTTTCCAG GTTGTCCGGTTTGTCTACACACATTTTGGTAGTATAGATGTTCATCCCTTTACGTTTGATGAGTTTGCACAAGCATTCCATGACAAG GACTCCTCGTTGTTGGGGAAAGTACATGTCAGTCTCCTCAAGCTACTTATGTTAAACACAGAAAGGGGCAGCGGCAATGTGTTTGTTCCAAGATCGTCTAAAGATAGCAGATTCTTAAGCTTTCTGAACTTT GTTAGGGAACAAGAATTCGATGTGAATTTTTGGATGAAATCCCTGAATTCTCTTACTTGGGTTGAAATACTACGCCAGGTTCTGGTTGCTTCAGGTTTTGGTTCAGATCATCATATGTTGAATCGGAATTTCTTTAGCAAG GAGAAAAATCAAATGGTTAAATATGGGTTATGTCCTCGTACACTGAAAGGTGAATTGTTTGCACTATTGTCTGAGAAAGGAAGCGGTGGGTTAAAGGTTGCTGAACTTGCCAAATCATCACAG ATTATTGGTCTTAATCTCTCTGGCGCATCAGAAGTAGAGCAGCTTATTTTCTCAACTCTCTCTAGTGATATCACGTTGTTTGAGAAGATTGCGCCTTCTGCATATCGTCTCCGTGTTGATCCTCGGATTAAAGGAAAAGAAGATCCTAGATCAGATACTGAGGATTCTGGaactgttgatgatgatgaggatgctaGCAGCAGTGGTGATGAATCTGATGGTTCACAAGAGAGTTATCCTGAGCATGAAAGTAGAATTGTCAGGTGGAGACAGAAAAGCATACATAAAAATGTGAATAAATGCAGTGAAATTGATGAAAGTTATTCCGGAGAACGATGGCTTCTAGGGTTGATGGAAGGCGAGTACTCAGACCTAAGCATCGATGAGAAGCTGGATTGCTTGGTTGCTTTGATAGATGTTGTTTCTGGTGCGGGTTCTGTTCCAAGGCTTGAG GAACCACAAAGTGTCCTGTCTAACATACAGAGAGCACAGTCGCACGCCTCAGGCGGAAAGATAAAGAAGTGTACAAGAGCCATTTATCAATCTAGTGATGAGTACTTTAATAGACCAGGAAGCCCGCAcagttttgattcttctatgcaaGGACAGTCAGGAAGCCTGAGGAGTCAGGATTACATTGGTGACTCTGGAGCTAACGAATCATCCACAGGATTTGCACATCAGCCACAAATTGTTCTCTTAGGATCAGATCGCAGATATAACAATTACTGGCTCTTCCTTGGCCCTTGTAGAGCAGATGATCCAGGGCATCACAGGGTCTACTTTGAGTCCTCAGAAGATGGTCGCTGGGAAGTGATAGATTCACCACAG GATTTACTCTCGCTGTTGTCTGTCCTAGACATCAGGGGCATGAGGGAAGCTCATCTTCTTGCATCAATGAGAAAGAGGCAATCATGTCTTTTTGAAGGCATGAAAAAACACTTGGAAGATGGGTGTGTAGTTGCGCTCACAGCATCATCTGATTCTTCTCGTTCCGAGACAAGCAGTGGAAACAGATATTCACCCAAGCCAAGTAGTGAAGATGGAGCTTCACCCCTATCAGACATTGACAGTGCTTctattccaacatatctagctggTAATCTTGAAAATGCATCATCTGCAATAGGAATTGAAGTTGGGAGGAGAAGTGATGAGAAGATGTTGAAGTGGGAAAGGTTACAAGCGTTACATAAATGGATCTGGACTTCTTTCTATTCTTCCCTTACTGCTGTTAAGGGTGGCAAGAGATCATTCAAGGAATCACTCGTTCATTGTGGAAGTTGTCATGATCTGTATTGGAGAGATGAAAAACATTGCAGAATATGCCACTCTATTTTTGAGGTTGGTTTTGATCTTGAAGAAAGATATGCTATACATGTGGCAACATGCAGGGAGCCTGAGGGTTTGTACGATGTGCCAAATCATAAAGTTCTTCCTTCACAGCTACAGGCACTTAAAGCAGCCATTCATGCTATTGAG gcatgcatgccTACAGCAGCTTTTGCTGGTTTGTGGATGAAGTCTTCGCACAACCTGTGGGTTAAGCGGCTGCGACGAACATCATCATTACCCGAGCTTTTGCAG GTTCTTGTTGATTTTGTTGGGGCAATTGATGAGGATTGGTTGTACCAAAGCTCATCAGCAGTAAGCTTTAGTTCATATGTGGACGACATTACTGTATACTTCCAAACGATGCCACAAACGACGTCTGCAGTTGCACTCTGGGTTGTCAAATTGGATGCCCTCATTGCACCTCATTTGGCTGGCAGAGGATTAGGCAAAGGGTTCATACAGACAA GAGCTCAGGCATGCGTGAGATAG